The DNA region GGTAGTGAGGTGCAGGTTCTACTCTGTTGCTCTGTTCAACATCAACAGTTGCTTTCCTCTGCAAAGCTGTTTCCCATTGAGAGTCAAGGATGGCTGTTTGAGAGAGGCAAGCCTTCTGTTCAAAGCTTCTTCCCTCaacaaaagaaatgtgtgttttctttgtggctCTATGTGTTTTTCCCATTCCGTCATTTAACGAGAAGGTCTGCCTCGCTCATGCAGGTAATCGCTGGGAATGAAATGGTAATGCTTTCGAGCCGGCGTTCTGCTGCAGCTTACGCTTAAACACAAACTGTGCACATAGAAACAGATACAAATAGACACATTTAAGGGCACTAATGTGTAGACACAACAacgacaaacacacaggtgcGCTTCACATTTCATGATGAGGTAAAACCACAAGTGGGATCCATCTTTTTCCCCCTGTCTTCTGCCTCGCCCCCGGTTAAGGAGCGAACCAGTGTGACCCTCATCAATATTGACAAGCTTTTTCATGAAATGAGCTCAGAGATGGAAAAATGAACAAGACCTTGGAGAGAAATTGAGAGCAGGATGGAGAGTGAGGCAGAATGCAAATGCTTCGATGGCCAAGGGCATTACTTGTACGGGGAAGGCCAAAAAAACAGATATTATGCACCTCTCTTCCTCACTCATCTCCTCAGTCgtcactctttctccctctctttgtatctctccatctccatctcattCATTGCGCCCCTCATCTTTTTTACTGTTGAATCTCCAAAATGACGGCACATAAAACACCTAGGAGCAGAAGCTCCCAGAGTGCTCATTAGCGCCTCGTTAGCATCGAAAATGATCATCTCAAGAAGCGAATGGGTCTTGgatgggtggaggtgctcaacaaatgagataaaaatatcttttcttAGCAAAGTGTCTTTTTACTGCACCATATCAGAAAAGATTTGAATCCATTtactttcatcttcctctggcACAACAGAGATGCTCTGATGGACATAATTAGAAATcactttttctctgctgtcacgTAAAAATGATTTGACAACAGGTGGACTTAACACCTCCAAGGCCTTCCTTCAGCCACGTCAGAGCTACAGACTGAACAGCTGTGCTCAGAAAGCAGCAGGAGCCGCTGCTGATGAGTGACTGACATCCGCCCTTGGCCAAGGTGGGCAGCTTATGCGAGGAAAGGCAGCTTCTTCAGCCCATTTTTCAGATCGTACTCAGTGTCacacagacaagacaagacaagctCATTAAAATACATATATTGCTGCTCTagtgagacaggaagtcacatcACTGTGTCTGCACAAGGTGCAGCGGGATGTTagcggagcagcagcagcctcagtcCTCCCTCAAAAACACCTTCACTGTTAAATCTTCTGAGGGGAAGGATAAGTGTCATACTGTCATACTAACCAATGCAAACAGTGCTTCTGTGTTTAAGCATTGTTTTTCCTCCCACTCCAGGCCTCCACTGGTTTCCATCTGTTTCTACACAGTACGAACGTCAGGCCTGTTGGGCGGCCTCTCGCTCACCTGTCTTATTTCTTGATCTGGCCTCATTCCTAATTGTAATATGAATCTCATCGTGATTATCATAATGGTTCTTATCTCACTGTATTGTGTATAAGAAccactttatttattattagaattattatcattatcatgtaattattattattatgttattagTGGTTACATCACATTGGTTATCCCTGTAACGCTAACACTGtatccttctttctctctccaccacaCGTCAGCACTTCTCgttacacacagacacgcacacacaacctCCCCCTGAAGTCGGGGCACTGACGTCAGTTCATAACTTATAACAATAACTGACATTTCAAAATATCAATTACCAGCTATTTATTTAGGTAGTTGTTCTAATGCTTCCCTTATTATTACCTACCTACTGattatgcatttgtttttcaatcaagcattattttttttctctcccagaCACACATTCAACACGTGTGCCATATTTAACAGGTATCCATTAAAATAGTCAATAATTACTCTCTGAGTCACTCTAACTGCATGATGTTAATTATCCTGCCTATTATTTcatccttgtttgttttgtttcatgccAGGTTCTGTACgtcaccctgtctgtctgtccttttctAGCATTGTTGCATCTGTAAATTCATTCCCATTTTGGTTTTGcacagataaagaaaataattagcAAAAAATGCAGAACGTGTCGTCGTGCGGTGTAGATGGAGCTCACCTCTCGTCCTCTTGCTCTGACTGTATCTACAGCTGCAGTATTGGATGGAAGTGTAACATTTAGTGTCTCTTGAGAGAATGGGATTTGTCCCATAGCCTGGGGCGGATAGCGGTGCAATCTATTCTAGTGTGTGACTGCATTTTGctgttcctgtttgtttttgagagcGGCCAGCACAACCcctccacctacacacacacacacacacacgctctcataGGTATTTCACTGTTTTGCCCCCGAGCAAAGAGAAATTGTCCTGCATCCTGACATTCTTCTGTGCATTAACTTACCTGCAGCCGTGCTTTCTGCACAGGAATGTGTAAATTATGTTTATGACAAGTTACCTTCTTACTAGAATCCATATTTATAGACAAACATTGTCCACTTCTTCGTTAATTGGTTCTAATGAATATTACATCCTATGCTCGCACACACAGGAGGTCGACCTCTAAATATTCAGTAAAAAGCAAGTACAGACAacatacatgaaaacaaatacacGTCTGTCTGCTACATTTGACCTTTATGTCTGATGTTTTAGTCACCAGTGGGAAGTGTGTGTTCTTCACAAATCCTCACTCTTCCTTTGTGCCCCTTCTTTATCAGTATGTACTTCATGGTCTGTTTCAAATGGCCCATTGTGGCATGAAGTCCAGTTTAAAGAGCTATTAATTCTACACAcacctctttcctcttttgGCTCTGTCAACAGCGTTTCATTAAAGCGGCCTCAGTAGTTTGCAGCCGGTGAATGTTTtccctctgcctccagctccCGGTGGCGGCAGGGTGAGGTCCTTGAAGTCCTTTATAAGGAAATTGGGCTTGACAGCAACAGCAGATAGTTTGGCTTTTGTGTTTtccctttgttgttgttgttgctcctTTTGATTCGGCGctggaaaaatgcaaaacagaggaatataaagtgttattaacttttttctttctctaccCCGCTTCCCCTCAATTTTCTATCCTTCCTAATTTTCTCTCCTCGACTCATTTTCTTCATGCATAACCCCCCTGtcatttcctccctctcacttcATTCCTCATATCTCTCCATCCAGGCAGTACTACGAGATGCTGTACAACACTGCAGATGAGCTGCTGAATCTGGTCGTGGACCAGGGCGTTCGCTACACGGAGCTGGAGTACATCAATGCCCTGTCCTTGCTCCATCGCAGCCAGACGGGTGTAGGGGACCTGGGCACCCAAAACATCCGGCTGCAGAGGCTGAAGGAGATCATCTGCGAGCAGGCCGCCATCAAACAGGCCACTAAGGACAAGAAGATCACGACCGTGTAAAGATAAAACAAGACCGGGTCCAGAGGGGGGGGTTGAGTCGCCTGGAAATCAGATAAAGTTAAGCAGTGAAACAGAATAACAGTGTGTTTCCCAGTCACCAATCTACAGCACCTACACTTTGTTGTTTCAGCTCCCTCAGATCTGTCTTGCaggaacacatgctgcagataTTTGGGTCATGTATGCAAGAGTGAGGACTGAGAGAGCAAAAAACATGCAGTACAGGAGATATTGAAGAATTGggtcagaaaacactgaaatagaGGCTTGCTCCAGACCTAGATCATAATGTGTGTCAAATCTGTTGATGGAGAGTGTGTCTTCTCTTCCCTGATGTGATGAAACTCATTGTAATCAAGGGTTGACACAGATGTACTCTATTCTATTTCTGggcatgtatatatatatatatacatatacagtaacACAAGTGCAGCACTGACTCACTCTAATTGGGAATTGAGGTGACAACCAGCGCCGCTGCAAACTTTGCAAGTCTACTTGGCCATGTATCTATGTCATAAGATAACCCATATTGTCcatttacactttttaaaagaCTGAACAAATGCAACACTCGCGCTCCAGCGGTCCCCCACTCACCATGACTCCAGCTCCAGATAAAAGACGATTGTCTCACCCAAACACTCACCCAAACTTCGGCcccatctcatctcattttcctATTAGATCTAAACTGCTGCTCTCAATTACACCTCTAGCTCTTCTCTCCTGGCAGCCCCATGGGCCCACTGATTCTGTCTGCAATAACAGATGCCAGATTAGACCGTCTGAATGAGGCCACATCTTCCGCCTGCTGCCAATTTGGGTTGGTCCCCAAAGATCTCCCTAGCTGAGAATTGTATCGTATCTATGGCtgttaaaaatctgtttatctgttttcttATAGTTTGCGCTGTAAACTTGCGCGGCTGGTGTTGAAAGTTGTGAgttgattcatttttttgtaCACATTAGGCAGAAGAGACTCAGTAATGAAGATATTTTTGCTGATTTCAGTTTCATCCTTCCACAGTGGAATGACTTGCACTTACTGTGTTAAATAATATGTGTGGGAATACATTTCATTAGCCTTACTAGCTCTATAAACAGAAACGGTGCAATTCTGGATCTTTATTTTGTTGTCCCCACTACATGTGCTCAAGTCTTTTAAAGTGAGCTAAACATATAAACTCAAGAGGCGATCACAAATCATTCCCCTCCCTGCAACCCTCCATGTTTTTAGTTCATTAACTTGGGAGAGAAGTACTTAacgaggggaggagaggggaatgGGAGCCTTGTCAATACAGCAGGCCCGGCGCTGGTCTCCCTGAAGCCCACAGAGCAATCCATCATAATGACACATAGGCTGGGATCGATGGGAAAACAACCGCGGAGCTGCTCAGGGGCTCGCCTACCACTCTGAAACGTACACTTGgtgtaaaatctaaaatctgcTCATTCAGCTGTTCACTTCAGAGCCACTTTGGTAATGTTATACATGGGAAGATTTAATACAATGTTAACTGGCTGTTatcacactgtgcacacataACCCATAAAAGTCCAGAAGGCTTATGTATTGGGTGTACTCCATATCTGTAAGTGCGAACCACTCCTGCTGCCCATGCATTTTATTAATGTGAGAAACATGTAAAATTgaataaaagttttttttttttttttttttttactcggAGGCAAAACTCAGCTCATCTGCTCTTCTTTGCAGTGGACCTTTATTTCACACATCTGTTCCATTAATGTCTGTCTTTCAAGTAAGAATGTATTGAATTCTAGACATCAAAGTGTGTCAGTCTTGAACAAGTTTAAACACGAGTAGCATGTCACAAATGCTCTGAACCTACTCTAAATCAAGCACACATGATTTGTCAGTGCATACGCTAATAcgctgaaaaaataaatgcttcaaATTCCCGTCtggttttgtgtattttgtgcagTGTTGTTCCTTGTGTGGTTGCGTAAGAGTCATATTTTCCACTGGGGGAATTACAGCTGACAAGAGTTCGTGCATGCAGTAACACCTCTTTCACACATGACAGCACAGTCCATCACTGTTTTGATGCACCCGGGATGTTACTGCCTTATATCATACGAGTGAGACGGATCTGAAACCAGCACTAGAGGATGTACTTTACCTGACAGGTGTGATGTGTGACATGGTTTGAAGCATGAAGTGCCAGAGTGCAGCATATTGgaatcagaaaaataaacacagacaacatgCCACCTGAAGGCTTGTTCTGTTGACATAAATCCGTGtctgttggatttttttttttttttttttttttggcacagtGTGATATTTGCAAAGCCAGGCAGTGTTATTAGCCCAGTTGTGTCTACAGTCAATGGAGTACTGAACAAAAGTGTGACCCAGcaactgaaatttaaaatgtACAGCTGGAAACCTTAGTAGTCACATGTTGATTGATGGGTCGTTAAAAAACTAAATCTCTGAATATGTCAGTAATGCTTGTTAATCATTTTAGTGTTAAATGGcgacatttatttatttttaactaaGAGAAATATACATTGGAAATCATAAATAGGTCAAATATTACAattgtttttaaacattttttagtCCTGGTAAACTTTTAGTCCTTATCACGCACTTAGTTTTTGTGCGTTTTGTTGCCTTTGGGGATGTATGTCAAGTAAATGGTGTAAACAAGGCTCCTAATGTGAAATCTGTGGAtgattttcatttctcttttaattgTCTCGCTCACCTAAGTCACTAAGGCTGTTAACAGCACTCACAGCTACGTTAGGTTCTggatttgttttcctctcaccttCCAGGGTTCTGCCTTCTCCCCTGTCTTTTGAACACCTGCTCACTGTGTGCCACTGTCGCTGTTGGGAACAGGTAACTACATCACCCACAATTCCTTTCACCGCTCACTTGTCTTAGCGTTGCCTAGCGACGACGGTGTACGCTTCTTGTGAAAAGCTAACTTACTAGCTAGCCAGAAGACGGAAAGTTAgacctttttttaatcaaaaagtCGCCACTTTGCCTCATTATAAGTCAGTCTGTAGTCGCCAAGTTTTTGATTATTCaataatgaaaggaaaaaagagtgAACAGTTTTCCTCGGCGTTACTCTAGCTGCTGCCCCCCAGGGTCTCTCAGTGACGCTCCCTTTGCTCAGGCTCCCAGCCGCGTTGAgccagaagaaaacagagatgGAGGTAAGGAGCTGGACACCTTAGCTGGTAACTAACTGCATGTAATGTGTCTTCATACTTATTAGgagtaaagttttttttttgtttccgtTTCTTTCATTCTATCGTTTTGAGCATGTCCAAAAAAAATTAAGCTGTCATGTGTAATTGCACCAAAGTGGAATCAAAAAACGCAGAGTGACTGTATATTAATGGAGCAGTTTGAATAAACCTCCATATTTGTTCCGTTGTGCAACAGGTAAAGCAGGTAACCTTGCACAAGAGGTCTGgggaaataaaacaacacagcaagGTCAAATGGTTGATTAATTTTCAATTTGCGGTAGCGGCGTTAAGCGCAATTAGAGTGGTGTGCATCATTTgtaagcaagtgtgtgtgtgtgtgtgtgtgtgtgtgtgtgtgtgtgtgtgtgtgtgtgtactgcatgaatatgtgcatgtgtgctttgcGGGGCAGGAAGCTGTGAGCAGTAAGTGATGCTTTTAATGGTCTTCAgactctgtgcatgtgttgttaGTGCAGGGATCCCTACAGTTCACGGCTGCACATGCAAGCGTCACTGCTGTATTCAAACACTGAAGTATATCCTGTGTATGTTTCCAGAAGGGTGGAGTTTTAACTGCTGAGATGgtgtccagctgtgtgtccaaCCTTGGACGCTTTGGCACTGGGCTGCAACACTTGTACCACCACCTGTCTCTGCCTGtaagacacacagacatcatttataaatgacattaaatgGCTTTCAACATCTGACTTGCCTGTCAGATTTGTCGAGATGAAGCCTTTCCTGACAAATCAGTTTACCTCAGCACTGTGTCGTGTTCTTGTTGTGGTGACCGATCTCTTGGTCATTTAATTTTGAGGCTAAGTTTAACTAAGGTTGTATTTTTCTCTACTCTAGAGTCACAATCTCAGTGACATCTCTGTTTTATGCAATTATGTCCATCTTCAAAAGCTGGAACTGCCACACAACAAAATCAAAGGTGACGTTTCATTATTAGATGAATTCAGTGACCTTGAAGATGTAATCAAGACTTAAATTATTCACAGTtgagtagtttttttttatttttctaacttttctCAACTGCCAGATTTATCCTGTGTGAGCTGCATGCCGTACCTCGTCATCCTTGACGCTTCTCACAACGAAATCTCCACCTTTTTTGGATTCCAGCCACCCAAGAATCTAAAGGTAATGTAGGACCTTGAACTGACAGGATAAGACCACATTTGATTGTTGGCTTGGGCTCCTCTCCTGTTATTCCCTCAAGATAGGCCTGGATTTCCATAGCCCATCTGTAGTCACTTTGAATATGCTTACAAGGCATTAACTGCCCTTGAATGACAGTGAACTTCAGCAAACTGAAAATTCTTTCCCATACTCTATGGATTTAGGCGAAGAATTTCTTCAGTGACATGTACTGAAGGCTTTCATGACTTTGGTTAATAGtgtgctgccttttttttttcaggaagTCAATTTCTCCCATAACCGTATGACAGAAATGAAGGACTTGTCGGCCTATTCGTCGCTTAGCAAACTGGATCTTGCCTGTATCCTTGTTGTTAGACATTTACATTCATCCATGTGAACTCACATACgtgctttctttgtctttgtcttttttcaaatCCCCTATAGCTTCTTTCTGTACCTATGCATTACAATGTCTACAGAAATACACTGATGTTTGGCAGCCTTTTCCCCTTGTGTGTTATTCCTAACACGCCCGCTCTCAGACAACAGTTTCAGTGAGATCAGCGGTCTTGAGCAATGTTGCAAGCTCACCCATCTCAGCCTGGCACATAACAAGATCTTGAGGATCAGCGGCCTGGACGGTCTGCCTCTCACGCACCTCTGCCTCGTAGGTCCTACTCTATTACAGTCAGAGATATGACACACAGAGTGTACATACATACGCACACGTGAACATTCAAACGTTCAAGCTCATACTGACAAGCGGACGTctcatttgtctttctttgccGTTGCTTGGCAATACTTCCATTTACATGTATGGCATTGCTTCACAGGAGGTTGTTTCCCTCCATGTGTTGTCTAGTATCTACAcccacacaccctctctctctctctctctctctctctctctcacacacacacagtagtagTGATCTCTCTTATTGCATGTCTTTTACCTCACATATGCTAAATTTCACCTATTTCcgtttgtctttctgtcctctcccctctgtctttgtctttatgTCTCTGTTTTTGGCCCCATTTTTACATTCACTAAAACCTTGGCCCCCTGTTCGAGAATCACCATATGGTCCAACAGCaggccttttctctctctctctctctctctctctctctctctctctctctctctctctctctctctctctcgctctctctccctctctctctttctacttgtgtgtgtgtgcacatggatGTTCTGTCCTTTATCAGTGTTTCCTCATTGTCAGCAGCCATCGGTCTGgctctgtctgcccctgtctgtAGCTTTGCTTTGGGACCAGCAGCTGGTGTTTGAGTGAGCCTGGACCAAGTTCAGCACatatgcgcgcgcacacacacacacacacacacacacacacacacacacacacacacacacacacacacacacacacacacacacacacacacacacacacacacacacacaccttgtccGTCCAGCATCCATCTAATCCCATCCCTGACCCTCTTCCTCACATGCTGCCTCCCTAAACAGCACAGCCCTGTCAGCCAGCCTGTTTCACAGCCCATCACAGCACCGACCTAGAGCTTCAGGGGACCAGCGCAGTCACCCACCCCCGCTGACAGCAGCCCTCTGCCAGGCAACATGCTTGGCAAGAGCAGGGTGAGGTGTGGCCAGACGGCTAGATAACAACTTTAGTTGGTGGAATGGAGTGAGAAGCAGGCTGGGGACCCTGACAAGGGAGGAATGCCCAGGTCTGGTTCTTCCGTTGGTTAGCGTGCTGTGCTAGCACCTCACCAGCTGTTTGGCTGTCAGTCCTCACCTGTCAGGATTtagcagagagaggcaggcctGCCACTCAACTCAGCACTGAGGGGAAAGAAAGTTCACACACCCTGCAGAGCGACCATGGCGTGTCCTTAATATTTATCTGTGGGAATCATTGACTGTATATGAAGTAGGACTGTGGGTTGGAAGCCActtatgcatgcatgcatattcATGAATATCACGCACTTGTCTCTTAAAATACGTCTTTCCTGTCTGCGTCCAGAGGGGGAACCAGCTGGAGAGGATTGAAGGGTTGGAGAATCTGAAGAATCTGCAGGTTCTCGACTTGTCTCTGAACAGCATCAGCAGTCTGTCTGGTCTCCAGAATCTCCACCTCCTGGGCTCCATCAATCTAGAGAAAAACCTGGTATTAGTCTGAGAGAACAGCATAAATATGTCAGCCTAATTCTTACATGGGATCCAAGCTCTTTATGAGATTAAAAttcaaaaatgaatgtaaatttgCACCACAGCTTTTCTTAAAAGCATTACTTCAGAATAAAGAAATCCATGTACCGCACAGACATTGAGCTGCGGTGCTGGAAATTCTCTTTAAATCCTAAAAGAGTAGGTACATGTTTGAGAACATTTCAGCTGGACACATGGCTGTTTCAGCTCCAAAACCTGTCACCATTTTACACCTCTGTGCCATGGATTTTTTTGTAGACTGGCCAGTTTGAAAGTCCAGGTGCAGGTGAATGAGTTAAATTATACCATCACAAATACAGCCCAGAGTTTTAACACATTCTGAAATGTCCCCAAAACGGACTCCAGTACGAGTACACTCCAATACAGCAATTAAATCTGGTCAGTTGAGAATGACCTTCCATGCTCAACAAGTTTCTTATTTCGATGACTACAAATAAACCATTACATGGCACTCTACCcaataaatctgtgtttttttgtttcagattAGTGAAATTAAGGAGTGCAAACACATTCATGATCTTTTCCTGTTGAGGGACCTCAACCTGCTGGAAAACCCTGTGCAGGTAATCCAATCTTTTACTGACCATCGCATGCGACCATGAACAGAAAAAGTTTGTGCTTTGAGTCTAGATTCCTCATTATGTCTTTATAATATATGCCATGTGAATGTACATTGGCAGGAGCAACCTGATTACAGACTGGCGGTCATCTTCCTCCTTCAACACCTGACTGTGCTGGACCAAGAGAAGGTCACTGCTGAAGAAAAGGTACGAATACAAACCAGATGAATGTTGCAGTCTAACAGCACAAACATGGTGTCTCAACATGGCTGACCTCCATgtttaatttcacaaagcaggaaTGAGTGCCACGAACCTAAATCAGCTGTTAATGTTTTCCATGCATGTGGGATAGCTCGCTTTTTGTGACACTTGATTACTAACCTTAAATCCCAGGTGTCATCAGTAAACAAGTATGACCCTCCTTTGGATGTGGTGGCAGCCCGGGATCACATGACCCACCTGGTGTATCAGTTGATGCAGCCCCAGGTGGTCTATGACAGGTTAGTacaaatatactgtattgtGTGATATGTAATAGATTACCTCTGAATGCTCATGTGCCTTGCTCCCAAAAGCAAAGCTTAAGAGAAAACCAGCCAGTGGTCTGATAATAATGTTGACAGAGGTGATGGGAAACACTGAAGTGCTCTCTAGGAAATGAGCTTTGAAGTTGAAGGTTGATCCAATGTGTTGATTTGTCATAATCATAAAAATCTTGCAAAATCAAGAAAGTCAAACATGAGCCGCATTttatctgcagtgtttctgtggtgctCATGTTATCTACTCcctaaaagaagaaaatgagtgCATGCGTCAGCACTTTTTTGAAAACATCCATCATCAGCAAATAAAATGCTGCAGCTATAGTCAATTTACcactctcctctgtgctgcctaGAAAGAGCATATCCACATTGCCCACAAGGCTCCCGTTTATATCGACTGTAGGAGTGGCTTTCATGACTCGAGAAGTTTGTGCTCTGGCTTCACGGTTTAATAAACTTTAGTCTTGCTCATCTATGGTTTGAGAGGATGTACGTGTAAGGCTTAAGTTTATtagaaacctgtgtgtgtgcctctccAAGCAGCACTTTGCCCAGTGCGGACTCTCCGTATCCTATGCTGGTTCTGACCGGTCCTCAAGGCTGCGGGAAGAGAGAGCTGGCCCACAGACTGTGTCAGGAGTTCAACGAATACTTTGCCCACGGGTCAGTCTTAAAAGTGCATTATTTAATTGTTGGCTGTCTTTGTCTTGGTTGTTTCATGTAGAATTATTGCTGATGTCATGTCCTGCCATGGACACGCAGCCAGCAGGACAGAtagtgctgctgcagctcagcaagaAAACTGTGGAAGAGACCCaatttgtcagtttgtcaaACATCAGTCTGGACTGCTGAGACCTCATATTAGCTTTGGCTAAACCTCAAAGTACATTTCTTTGCAAAATGAGGAATGCAGATTTTGACTCCCCGATTTCTTATAGTGTAGTCCCAGCTTGAGGGGGGATAATTATACCACCCAGTAACTCTTTCAATGTACATGTGGCGTTTGAGTTTAGTGGTCTTCTCACAGTTCATAGCCCTCCTTCTCGTCCTCTTTGCTGGTTGTACGTCTGAGATTTTTCACATCCTTAGACCTCTGAACTCATACGACTGGAAGCGTTACATGGACTCTCCAGAGTGTGTCTCtaccttgtgtgtgtttccacagaaCCTGTCACACCACAAGGGGGCCCTATTTTGGAGAGGAGAATGGAATTGATTACCATTTTGTCAGCGAGGAGGATTTTCAGGACATGATTCACATGGTGCGTTAGATTGCTCTTAAGCTTTTTCTGACGCTTGGAGCGACCACATGAAAGCAAAATACATGTTTCAGGTTATTTTGAGCTCTGTGTTCAGAATACTCGGATGCACTCTGTTACAAATCATACAAGCGTTAATACTCACTATGGGTTAATTAAATGTATATTGGCTCTTTTTTAGTGCCCTTGTTTCACATAACTCCTTAAGCAAGTTTCAGATTGAATTCGCTCACTGGCAATAATGAGCTGAGTAGCTGAGATAATTACTTTT from Chaetodon trifascialis isolate fChaTrf1 chromosome 22, fChaTrf1.hap1, whole genome shotgun sequence includes:
- the lrguk gene encoding leucine-rich repeat and guanylate kinase domain-containing protein isoform X2, producing MVSSCVSNLGRFGTGLQHLYHHLSLPSHNLSDISVLCNYVHLQKLELPHNKIKDLSCVSCMPYLVILDASHNEISTFFGFQPPKNLKEVNFSHNRMTEMKDLSAYSSLSKLDLAYNSFSEISGLEQCCKLTHLSLAHNKILRISGLDGLPLTHLCLRGNQLERIEGLENLKNLQVLDLSLNSISSLSGLQNLHLLGSINLEKNLISEIKECKHIHDLFLLRDLNLLENPVQEQPDYRLAVIFLLQHLTVLDQEKVTAEEKVSSVNKYDPPLDVVAARDHMTHLVYQLMQPQVVYDSTLPSADSPYPMLVLTGPQGCGKRELAHRLCQEFNEYFAHGTCHTTRGPYFGEENGIDYHFVSEEDFQDMIHMGKFIQTMQYGGHRYGLTRDAVEDVAREGLACCLHMELEGVLSLKKTYFEPRYILLIPIQVEQYTGHLKNRGLYTQAQIDMAVSRLELYASTNRQRPGFFDNVIPCDDWDEAYQALRRVVKEYLLLDEQEEGENNSRASPDCTGREPEEEPPSPLSRSGSAVLTSHSAAALDPSDPSYRNHFTKIQAALSPQKSHAELVSIRRREQLVREAIVGKSPGVYSQLFKRSAQTAPSSLHNHDPGTRFSEDSSSDESRASSALSVPSSAGALSGLVEPLDISVLGHTLETLKGQTPESPRPGTEQLAVATSPSTDRRPGSNVKAILPPIPAGRKTPAAPSPAPSPRPSSVADGRGEGDADREG
- the lrguk gene encoding leucine-rich repeat and guanylate kinase domain-containing protein isoform X1, translated to MVSSCVSNLGRFGTGLQHLYHHLSLPSHNLSDISVLCNYVHLQKLELPHNKIKDLSCVSCMPYLVILDASHNEISTFFGFQPPKNLKEVNFSHNRMTEMKDLSAYSSLSKLDLAYNSFSEISGLEQCCKLTHLSLAHNKILRISGLDGLPLTHLCLRGNQLERIEGLENLKNLQVLDLSLNSISSLSGLQNLHLLGSINLEKNLISEIKECKHIHDLFLLRDLNLLENPVQEQPDYRLAVIFLLQHLTVLDQEKVTAEEKVSSVNKYDPPLDVVAARDHMTHLVYQLMQPQVVYDSTLPSADSPYPMLVLTGPQGCGKRELAHRLCQEFNEYFAHGTCHTTRGPYFGEENGIDYHFVSEEDFQDMIHMGKFIQTMQYGGHRYGLTRDAVEDVAREGLACCLHMELEGVLSLKKTYFEPRYILLIPIQVEQYTGHLKNRGLYTQAQIDMAVSRLELYASTNRQRPGFFDNVIPCDDWDEAYQALRRVVKEYLLLDEQEEGENNSRASPDCTGREPEEEPPSPLSRSGSAVLTSHSAAALDPSDPSYRNHFTKIQAALSPQKSHAELVSIRRREQLVREAIVGKSPGVYSQLFKRSAQTAPSSLHNHDPGTRFSEDSSSSDESRASSALSVPSSAGALSGLVEPLDISVLGHTLETLKGQTPESPRPGTEQLAVATSPSTDRRPGSNVKAILPPIPAGRKTPAAPSPAPSPRPSSVADGRGEGDADREG